One segment of Actinomycetota bacterium DNA contains the following:
- a CDS encoding FmdB family transcriptional regulator yields the protein MPTYEYACVDCGTHVEVFQRFADESLTTCGLCGGRLRKVFHPAGILFKGSGFYRTDNRKGGSGEGSGDSKKSGAAAASSSGSSSSGSSSSGSSGSSDSSSGSSSSGSSSSDSSSSSGSSSSSGSTNGSSKGKSA from the coding sequence ATGCCGACCTACGAGTACGCCTGCGTCGACTGCGGCACCCATGTCGAGGTGTTCCAGCGGTTCGCCGACGAGTCGCTGACCACGTGCGGTCTCTGCGGGGGCCGGCTCCGCAAGGTGTTCCACCCCGCCGGGATCCTGTTCAAGGGGTCGGGGTTCTACCGGACCGACAACCGCAAGGGCGGCTCCGGCGAGGGCTCGGGGGACTCGAAGAAGTCCGGCGCAGCCGCAGCGTCCTCGTCGGGCTCGTCGTCGTCGGGTTCTTCCTCATCCGGCTCGTCGGGCTCGTCTGACTCTTCGTCGGGCTCCTCGTCCTCCGGCTCGTCATCCTCCGACTCGTCGTCGTCCTCCGGCTCCTCGTCCTCGTCGGGCTCCACCAACGGATCGTCGAAGGGGAAGTCGGCCTGA